In Cystobacter ferrugineus, the following proteins share a genomic window:
- a CDS encoding retron system putative HNH endonuclease produces the protein MKKLNREPLSASTMELLAERSRQVLAAEDSKSEAQRLWTQQGNRAFEEIRATLKSMTTGRERCMYCEDSAATDIEHFWPKSQYPKRAFSWDNYLLACSGCNSNHKREKFPLDEAGTPLLINPTVDDPRDHLFLSVKTGKFRPRKQGGQENRKGVESIEVFGLDRDILEKGRLDAWETIPALLLRYADACSREKWRLALNVQRTLCRFPFASVLAWFMDIASRPDAALFIDERCLPVLERYPDIKHWI, from the coding sequence ATGAAGAAGCTGAACCGTGAGCCGCTGAGCGCGTCAACGATGGAGTTGCTCGCGGAACGTTCGCGGCAGGTGCTTGCCGCCGAGGATTCAAAGAGTGAGGCGCAGCGGCTGTGGACGCAGCAGGGCAACCGTGCGTTCGAGGAGATCCGTGCGACGCTGAAGTCCATGACGACGGGCCGTGAGCGCTGCATGTACTGCGAGGACAGCGCCGCCACGGACATCGAGCATTTCTGGCCCAAGTCGCAGTACCCCAAGAGGGCCTTCTCCTGGGACAACTACCTGCTGGCGTGCAGTGGCTGCAACAGCAACCACAAGCGCGAGAAGTTTCCCCTGGATGAGGCTGGGACGCCGTTGTTGATCAATCCCACCGTGGATGATCCCCGCGATCACTTGTTCCTCTCGGTCAAGACAGGCAAATTCCGTCCCCGGAAACAGGGAGGCCAGGAGAACCGCAAGGGAGTGGAGAGCATCGAGGTTTTCGGATTGGACCGTGACATTCTGGAGAAGGGACGCCTGGATGCGTGGGAAACCATTCCGGCTTTACTCCTGCGCTACGCGGACGCTTGCTCACGCGAGAAGTGGCGGCTTGCGCTCAACGTGCAGCGAACCCTCTGCCGATTTCCCTTCGCCAGCGTCTTGGCCTGGTTCATGGACATCGCATCCAGGCCCGACGCGGCGCTATTCATTGATGAGCGTTGTCTCCCCGTGCTCGAACGTTACCCAGACATCAAGCACTGGATTTGA
- a CDS encoding ester cyclase, which produces MNAQQARELYERYLTRLYVQRDVESMTDFFAPDVVAQPLPAGLPEGVPGLKLMARVWLESFSDIRFTIHSFLYDQGLVAVRLAVTGVHTGSFMGIAPTGRRVEITDHPHFRLHNGKVVEIWDQLDMMSLLQQLGAIPPAVQAA; this is translated from the coding sequence ATGAACGCTCAGCAGGCCCGGGAACTCTACGAGCGGTACCTGACTCGCCTCTACGTCCAGCGCGATGTCGAGAGCATGACCGACTTCTTCGCTCCCGATGTCGTGGCGCAACCCCTGCCAGCCGGCCTTCCGGAGGGCGTGCCGGGATTGAAGCTCATGGCGCGCGTGTGGCTGGAGTCCTTCTCGGACATTCGATTCACCATCCATTCCTTCCTGTATGATCAAGGCTTGGTGGCCGTGCGCCTCGCCGTGACGGGGGTGCACACCGGCAGCTTCATGGGCATCGCTCCCACCGGGCGGCGCGTGGAGATCACCGACCATCCCCACTTCCGGCTGCACAACGGCAAGGTCGTCGAGATCTGGGATCAGCTCGACATGATGTCCTTGCTGCAGCAGCTCGGCGCGATTCCCCCCGCCGTGCAGGCGGCCTGA